A genome region from Plasmodium vinckei vinckei genome assembly, chromosome: PVVCY_07 includes the following:
- a CDS encoding GTP-binding protein, putative has product MIFIFKAILFANIYYNIVLSFHTKNNGNNYIYIKKNNNFKNFKSKKSKYMSKKCNTTFLCMNNEEQNDSLKKNKSGESLKFYEFSHIYKHLKTDQSNVDPEKKEKDENSQTSHELFVKNDFIKQVSEFYQEQQNNTKHIEEDEKYTSSPDSDSVNSISSNVLVKDEPNRIQKMGFENIYDYSSIFKEKEKKNHIKKYVANIFQKLPKFKDNLKVIKDALLYLKFIEKGNLYLVKDLDKKSINSEPYDDFSNKKKKKGTKKDKIKLELTSIYNNINKEKHTKKRICKECSIKVDLYTKLLSRPLNNIYNLHKNLKKYLHPFQYSLYENAITNMYKDGEASMSLNDVLKNIVEVRKLITVTGKAYAGQMKYLKTCREIFNKLNEAIVDLNVILQSGRKWLDLYNSYIKKIKKIKYIDIEKPAISIIGCTNVGKSSILNSITNSKSKIASYNFTTKEFNLGHYSFVNEDDIFTAQIMDLPGLINRQEEKRNIMEKLSLSSLKNIPSGVIYVFDPLKKEDHKFSSLKSQIEIRYYLRGLFPFRPWIDVITKSDLIDFSMVDLPKDLKENAIFISTEQKDSLLPLKEKINEMTFKLNNFLVKHTMK; this is encoded by the coding sequence atgatatttatatttaaagccattttatttgcaaatatttattataacatagttttatcttttcacacaaaaaataatggtaataattatatatatataaaaaaaaataacaattttaaaaatttcaagtctaaaaaaagtaaatatatgtctaaaaaatgtaacaCAACATTTTTGTGCATGAATAATGAAGAACAAAATgattcattaaaaaaaaataaatcaggAGAaagtttaaaattttatgaattctcacatatttacaaacatttaaaaacaGATCAATCAAATGTAGAccctgaaaaaaaagaaaaagatgaaaatagTCAAACATCTCATGAACTTTTTGTcaaaaatgattttataaaacaagTTTCAGAATTTTACCAAGaacaacaaaataatacaaaacaTATCGAAGAAGATGAAAAATACACATCAAGCCCAGACAGTGATAGTGTAAATAGTATAAGTTCCAATGTATTAGTTAAAGATGAACCAAATagaatacaaaaaatgggatttgaaaatatatatgattatagcagtatatttaaagaaaaagaaaaaaaaaatcatataaaaaaatatgttgctaatatatttcaaaaattgCCAAAATTTAAAGACAATCTAAAAGTAATTAAAGAtgcattattatatctaaaatttatagaaaaagggaatttatatttagttAAAGatttagataaaaaaagtataaattCAGAACCATATGAtgatttttcaaataaaaaaaaaaaaaaaggaacaaaaaaagataaaataaaattagaaTTAACTagcatttataataatattaataaagaaaaacacacaaaaaaaagaatatgtaAAGAATGCTCTATTAAAGTagatttatatacaaaactTTTATCAAGACCtttaaacaatatatataatttacacaaaaatctaaaaaaatatttacatccTTTTCAGTATagtttatatgaaaatgctataacaaatatgtataaagaTGGAGAAGCTTCAATGTCATTAAAtgatgttttaaaaaacattgTCGAAGTAAGAAAATTAATAACAGTAACTGGGAAAGCATATGCAGGacaaatgaaatatttaaaaacatgtagagaaatatttaacaaattaaatgaagCTATAGTTGATCTAAATGTTATTTTACAATCAGGAAGAAAATGGCtagatttatataattcttacattaaaaaaattaaaaaaattaaatatattgatataGAAAAACCAGCCATATCAATTATAGGTTGTACTAATGTAGGAAAAAGTAGTATATTAAATTCTATTACAAATTCTAAATCAAAAATAGCTagttataattttacaaCCAAAGAATTTAATTTAGGTCATTATTCATTTGTAAATGAAgatgatatatttacagCACAAATTATGGATCTACCAGGACTTATAAATCGTcaagaagaaaaaagaaacatCATGGAAAAACTTTCTCTTTcctctttaaaaaatataccatCAGGagttatatatgtttttgatccattaaaaaaagaagatcATAAATTCTCTTCTTTAAAATCACAAATAGAAATTCGATATTATTTAAGAGgtttatttccatttagACCATGGATTGATGTTATAACAAAATCAGATTTAATTGATTTTTCCATGGTAGACCTTCCTAaagatttaaaagaaaatgctatttttatttcaacaGAACAAAAAGATTCGTTATTACCActgaaagaaaaaataaatgaaatgacatttaaattaaataatttcttGGTCAAGCATACGATGAAATAA
- a CDS encoding calmodulin-like protein, putative, with product MDKYKFSKERRREIEFIFNEFNKNKNGLNGNQLLYLLKSIGIYLNNDESASLLEECKTNGNLNLNNFYALMQEFYYDENIGKMLLTALQAHTKEGSKTITFAKLKHLLMTLGTGVKLTEDEIDSFLNVEFNHVKNMEISFDEFIYKVLKE from the exons atggaCAAGTATAAATTTTCTAAAGAAAGg AGACGCGAAATCGAATTCATATTTAATGaattcaataaaaataaaaatggactAAATGGGAATCAGTTGCTATATCTATTAAAGTCGATTGGAATTTATCTTAACAATGATGAATCAGCTTCTTTGCTCGAGG aaTGTAAGACAAACggaaatttaaatttaaacaatttttatgctCTTATGCAAGAATTTTATTACGATGAAAACATCGGGAAAATGCTATTAACAGCATTACAAGCCCACACTAAAGAAGGCAGTAAAACAATTACCTTTGCAAAACTaaaacatttattaatgACATTGG GTACGGGTGTGAAATTAACAGAAGATGAAATAGATTCCTTTTTAAATGTTGAATTCAATCAcgttaaaaatatggaaatatCATTTGatgaatttatatacaa ggtattaaaagaatga
- a CDS encoding RNA-binding protein, putative, translating to MTSSDIINESNDHDTFSKIKENKNDEIAKKVIDNNSLENESDNNCESREKRERSLSNGSYRRGKKKMCCCHEKSISKCSNKNDKSSSSSRSKNTDTLSTASTGIIEYGSSSKNINEPFKFFIGGIPQNITNKYITEYFEKYGPVQNVVIAQDHETKRNRGFAFVTMSSHINKDKILMDSHELNGKRVDVREEHNTTPSDIQRKIFVGGLSYYWTKDTLESYFSAFGEIDIVQIVVDSSGRSRCFGFVVFTNESSVAKVLKHKRHKIYDKMVEVRKAEPKKPKMSMKRQNNKSHSKYSHPPPFMGPFPYNKESMTQWANFMYNACRVPFLFNQRFQNVPDFYSNYNYYPNSVENMQQPDYNN from the exons ATGACTTCAAGtgatattataaatgaatCAAACGATCATGatacattttcaaaaataaaagaaaataaaaatgacgaaattgcaaaaaaagtaatagaCAATAATTCTCTTGAAAATGAAAGTGATAACAATTGTGAAAGCAGAGAAAAACGAGAACGAAGTTTATCTAATGGTTCATATAGGCGTG gaaaaaaaaaaatgtgttgCTGCCATGAAAAAAGTATTTCAAAATGTTCTaacaaaaatgataaaagtAGTTCATCATCTAGGAGCAAAAATACGGATACTCTAAGTACTG CTTCAACAGGAATCATTGAATATGGAAGTAgctcaaaaaatattaatgaaccatttaaatttttcattgGTGGAATACCacaaaatattacaaataaa tatataaccgaatattttgaaaaatatggacCTGTGCAAAATGTAGTTATTGCACAAGACCACGAGACAAAAAGAAACCGAGGGTTTGCCTTTGTAACAATGTCAtctcatataaataaagataaaatattaatg GATTCTCACGAATTGAATGGGAAACGAGTGGATGTTCGTGAGGAACATAATACGACACCTTCAGATAttcaaagaaaaatatttgtagGGGGATTAAGCTATTATTGGACTAAAGATACTTTGGAAAG ttATTTTTCGGCATTTGGAGAAATAGATATAGTACAAATTGTTGTAGATTCTAGTGGTAGATCACGATGTTTTGGTTTTGTAGTTTTCACAAATGAATCATCAGTTGCAAAAGTTCTCAAGCACAAAAGgcataaaatttat GATAAAATGGTTGAAGTTAGAAAAGCCGAACCTAAGAAGCCAAAAATGTCTATGAAACgccaaaataataaaag TCATTCAAAATATTCCCACCCCCCTCCTTTTATGGGTCCTTTCCcttataataaagaaagtATGACTCAGTGGGCAAATTTTATGTACAATGCATGTAGAgtaccatttttatttaatcaaAGATTTCAAAATGTTCCAGATTTTTATTCTaactataattattatccAAATTCGGTTGAAAATATGCAGCAACCGGATTATAacaattaa
- a CDS encoding coatomer subunit zeta, putative encodes MKGVSIKQLDAIIMLDEDGKRIAVKYYTNVLENKDESKNRNQYGSNLMNSNQLYSKENINSFYEETYNDLKTVDNQKQFEHDLVDKIKKMSSLINEIEILVSNQYIILCLPINDIYIFIVGDENCNELVLYEVMKAIQDSLNNITNNNIGKKQLIDKLDSVFLLLDEIIDNGIIMETNSNIIVNRLYMNEGDIQDLTSLNQAISSAKDNIIRSLLSGA; translated from the coding sequence ATGAAGGGAGTATCGATAAAACAACTTGATGCTATAATAATGCTGGATGAGGATGGGAAAAGAATTGCAGTAAAGTATTATACAAATGTGTTAGAGAATAAAGATGAGAGTAAAAATCGAAATCAATATGGAAGTAATCTAATGAATAGTAATCAATTATAtagtaaagaaaatataaatagtttTTATGAAGAAACATATAATGATTTAAAGACAGTAGATAATCAAAAACAATTTGAACATGATCTAgttgataaaattaaaaagatgtcatctttaataaatgaaatagaAATCTTAGTATCAAatcaatatattatattatgcttaccaataaatgatatatatatatttattgttgGAGATGAAAATTGTAATGAACTTGTTTTATATGAAGTTATGAAGGCAATTCAAGattctttaaataatattactaataataatattggaaaaaaacaattaataGATAAATTAGATTCtgtttttttacttttagaTGAAATTATTGATAATGGTATTATTATGGAAACtaattcaaatattatagTAAATAGATTATACATGAATGAAGGAGATATACAAGATCTAACTTCATTAAATCAAGCAATATCTTCAGCAAaggataatataattagaAGTTTATTAAGCGGTGCAtaa
- a CDS encoding ATPase, putative, with the protein MSKAGSDASSISCSLSLDSDSCDDEFYETNLNKLIENTSLNWIFVGGKGGVGKTTTSCSIAIQLAKKRESVLLLSTDPAHNTSDAFNQKFTNKPTLINSFDNLYCMEIDATFSEDTAFKINKSDFLNNIIPELLQSFPGIDEALCFAELMQSIRNMKYSVIVFDTAPTGHTLRLLAFPDLLKKALGYLINLKEKLKGTLNMLQSLTNNDMEFEGMYDKINHLNTMSISIQENFQNPLKTTFVCVCIPEFLSVYETERLIQELTKKNISCYNIVVNQVVFPLTSQDANIEKCEGLLKQIKDTNIQDSFSNLILKAKELEDVYISRRKLQSKYLTQIKNLYGNYFHIVCMPQLKSEIRGLDKIANFSEMLLQSKDIPIYSPQ; encoded by the coding sequence ATGAGTAAAGCTGGATCTGATGCATCATCGATATCGTGTTCATTATCGCTAGATAGCGATTCTTGTGATGATGAGTTTTatgaaacaaatttaaacaaattGATTGAAAATACATCATTAAATTGGATATTTGTTGGAGGAAAGGGTGGAGTAGGAAAAACTACAACATCTTGCTCTATAGCCATTCAGCTAGctaaaaaaagagaatctgttttattattatcaacaGATCCAGCACATAATACAAGTGATGCATTTAAtcaaaaatttacaaataaacctacattaataaattcttttgataatttatattgtatGGAAATAGATGCAACATTTTCTGAAGATACtgcatttaaaataaataaatcagattttttaaataacatCATACCTGAATTGTTGCAAAGTTTTCCAGGTATTGATGAAGCATTATGTTTTGCGGAATTAATGCAATCCATAAGAAATATGAAATACTCTGTTATTGTTTTTGATACAGCACCTACTGGTCATACATTAAGACTTTTAGCATTTCcagatttattaaaaaaagcattaggatatttaattaatttaaaagaaaaacttAAAGGTACTTTAAATATGTTACAAAGTTTAACAAACAATGATATGGAATTTGAAGGAAtgtatgataaaataaatcatttaaataCTATGTCAATAAGTATACaagaaaattttcaaaaccCTTTAAAAACAACATTTGTATGTGTATGTATCCCAGAATTTTTAAGTGTATATGAAACAGAAAGATTAATACAAGAacttacaaaaaaaaatatatcttgTTACAATATTGTTGTAAATCAAGTTGTTTTTCCATTAACTTCTCAAGATgcaaatatagaaaaatgtgaaggcttattaaaacaaattaaagaTACTAATATACAAGATTCATTTAGTAATCTAATTTTAAAAGCTAAAGAATTAGAGGatgtttatatatctaGACGAAAATTACAATCTAAATATTTAacacaaattaaaaatttatatggaaattattttcatattgtTTGTATGCCTCAATTAAAAAGTGAAATACGAGGATTAGATAAAATTGCAAACTTTTCTGAAATGCTTTTACAATCTAAAGACATACCAATTTACTCTCCCCAATAA
- a CDS encoding cdc2-related protein kinase 3, putative: MNEFEEKEDEFFLNVFRGGPGKHFCSENENFFLETNTLENNIRNELLKNIENPCFLSKLSELKNKLLYDFCVTKKEEIQNKIWKNIENAVNNLTDEDAINVYESINKSQTKYDDSSFLGYINIHNTNTTSKHGVVANSLVRDIDKDGKTNNMKSGLPQNVDLEEILWNKININKYNNIDEINKNINMLWDIYINYNLLNLNKCKNKEIVRDILTSLIKKDTHLMNMVSGNNKISLANILNIYKREKTKNKQINSPTLRSETEIQSENQEDPQNENHPDVFSNPTIDQSTNYQNETQTDLKKEENGDTKTSEYNNVPEKDDHEQINDNTNLYEGKENEGKEKLPSFFSSMDDSNAILKIKKDIIKKIKLKSMKNEIKNESNLIHELLLYSIKGEIQMKVKNIVKVHQVGQGAYGDVWMAEDIENNKRIALKKLKLNGSKEGLAKTYIREISILNSLQHKNVVELIGVIRTSIIPEEIKSTDALHNFEKNNQHLDVKDKSRDSHVVPNRALKKKLAKDRSAWGSSSCKSCNSSESSDSSNTSNSSDSSDELSCDSNSRLLSTKDLLEKKENPCASIWMVFEYVPFDLSGYSELLREERQQKDRYKNMNLFTIGEVKNIMLQLFQALEYCHKNNVIHRDIKIANLLMDANGILKLADFGLARYHIDSLASNMTNRVITLWYRPPELLLGSENYSSNVDMWSCGCVLAELLTSNPLFTADNESDILKTIVNKIGLPNNNDYKFLKRLPLWNKVQFNPIHPNNINNLTQTKKIETENIIKNLHGVGELGLDLFKKLLKWDPLERISAHDALNHPWFKTHPLPEPIQQRCNIKAAHSFMTKSYKKRDAPKMNLKKKIQENFRFINVGKYRKLYFINKHTDRIPQPLDSQMAHSLPPDNDPQEIKNRYTTNEIEHKIGKESKINAEQKLDNIGRVQENSQTNQVDAKILSNYVDNFENKNIKKENHIPDTEIISKEDGYTSKKYDKGSQNGYENKYENKYENKYKNADKQSKYMSKHQTDNKKYYDDLEKRKPSEDYRTGYDSNSQWGKGSYISKDRRSRERRSRERWSRDRRSRDRWSRDRRSRDRWSRDRRSRDRWSRDRRSRDRWSRDRQSRDRWSRDSRSRERTWYRKDYWKRDEHKRDYRDRDRDRDRYRGRYDDRYGGRYDRRDDRYDDRRDERRRSSNREKDRGRGKKREYEKENEINRSEEFKKERKGEKDVDKRSSGKEKKRNTEKEDKNKKQKIDSENVKDEKK, encoded by the exons atgAATGAAtttgaagaaaaagaagatgAATTTTTTCTGAACGTTTTCAGGGGAGGACCAGGAAAACACTTTTGTtcagaaaatgaaaatttctttttagAAACAAATACacttgaaaataatatacgtaatgaacttttaaaaaatatagagaacccatgttttttatcaaaactttctgaattaaaaaataagttgTTATATGATTTCTGTgttacaaaaaaagaagaaattcaaaataaaatttggaaaaatattgaaaatgctgttaataatttaactGATGAAGATGCTATCAACGTATATGAAAGTATAAACAAATCTCAAACAAAATACGATGATAGTTCTTTTTTaggatatataaatatacataatactAATACAACAAGTAAACATGGAGTTGTTGCAAACAGTTTAGTAAGGGACATTGATAAGGAtggaaaaacaaataatatgaaatcAGGTTTACCTCAAAATGTAGACCTAGAGGAAATATTAtggaataaaattaatataaataaatataataatatagatgaaataaataaaaatataaatatgttatgggatatatacataaattataatcttttaaatttaaataaatgtaaaaataaagaaatagtaagagatatattaacaagtttaataaaaaaagataccCATTTAATGAACATGGTTTCagggaataataaaattagcttggctaatattttaaatatatataaaagagagaaaacaaaaaataaacaaataaatagtcCAACATTACGCAGTGAGACAGAGATACAAAGTGAAAACCAGGAAGATCctcaaaatgaaaatcaCCCCGATGTATTTTCTAATCCAACCATTGATCAAAGTACAAACTATCAAAATGAAACACAAACCGATTTAAAGAAGGAAGAAAATGGAGATACAAAAACAAGCGAGTATAATAACGTGCCTGAAAAAGATGACCATgaacaaataaatgataatacaaatttatatgaaggaaaagaaaatgaaggGAAAGAAAAGTTGCcttcctttttttcttcaatgGACGATTCAAAtgcaattttaaaaataaaaaaagatattataaaaaaaattaaattaaaatcaatgaaaaatgaaataaaaaatgaaagcaATTTAATacatgaattattattatattctatAAAAGGTGAAATACAAatgaaagtaaaaaatattgttaaaGTCCATCAAGTGGGTCAAGGTGCCTATGGTGATGTATGGATGGCTGaagatatagaaaataataaaagaattgctttaaaaaaattaaaattaaatggaAGTAAAGAAGGTTTAGCTAAAACTTATATAAGAGAAATATCTATACTTAATTCTTTAcaacataaaaatgttgtTGAACTTATTGGCGTTATTCGTACGAGTATTATACCCGAAGAAATCAAATCAACTGATGCACTACacaattttgaaaaaaacaaccAACATTTAGATGTAAAAGATAAATCCCGAGATTCCCATGTGGTACCGAATAGggctttaaaaaaaaagctagCGAAGGACAGGTCCGCGTGGGGAAGCAGCTCGTGCAAAAGTTGCAATAGCTCCGAAAGTTCTGACAGTTCTAACACTTCTAACAGTTCTGATAGCTCTGATGAACTTTCTTGTGACAGCAACTCTCGATTATTGAGCACGAAGGATTTGttagaaaaaaaggaaaatccATGCGCTTCTATATGGATGGTTTTTGAGTATGTGCCATTTGATTTATCTGGGTATAGTGAACTACTACGAGAAGAAAGACAACAAAAAGAtcgatataaaaatatgaatttatttacaataggagaagtaaaaaatataatgttaCAATTATTTCAAGCATTAGAATATtgtcataaaaataatgtaatacatagagatataaaaatagcaaatttattaatggATGCAAATGGTATATTGAAGTTAGCTGATTTTGGATTAGCTAGATATCATATAGATAGTCTTGCATCTAACATGACAAATAGAGTTATCACTTTATGGTATAGACCAcctgaattattattaggtTCAGAAAATTATTCATCGAATGTAGATATGTGGAGTTGTGGATGTGTATTAGCAGAATTATTAACAAGTAATCCTTTATTTACTGCAGACAATGAATCAGATATTCTAAAAACTatagtaaataaaataggactaccaaataataatgattataaatttttgaaaagGTTGCCATTATGGAATAAAGTACAATTTAATCCAATACatccaaataatataaataatctaactcaaactaaaaaaatagaaacagaaaatattattaaaaatttacatgGAGTCGGAGAATTAGGATtagatttatttaaaaaacttTTAAAATGGGATCCCTTAGAAAGAATATCAGCACATGATGCATTAAATCATCCATGGTTTAAAACTCATCCTTTACCTGAACCCATTCAACAAAGATGTAACATTAAAGCTGCTCATAGTTTTATGAcaaaaagttataaaaaaagagatgccccaaaaatgaatttaaaaaaaaaaatacaagaAAATTTTAGATTCATAAATGTTGGAAAATacagaaaattatattttattaacaaacATACTGATAGAATTCCTCAACCGTTGGATTCTCAAATGGCCCACTCCCTCCCACCAG ATAACGACCCtcaggaaataaaaaacagaTACACTACCAACGAAATCGAACATAAGATTGGAAAGGAAAGCAAAATAAATGCAGAACAAAAATTAGATAATATAGGTCGAGTACAAGAAAATAGCCAAACAAATCAAGTCGATGctaaaatattatctaATTATGTAGATAACtttgaaaacaaaaatattaaaaaagaaaatcatATTCCAGATACAGAAATAATTAGTAAAGAAGATGGATATACatccaaaaaatatgataaaggCTCACAAAATGGGTACGAAAATAagtatgaaaataaatatgaaaataaatataaaaatgcagATAAACaaagtaaatatatgagCAAACATCAAactgataataaaaaatattacgaTGACTTAGAAAAGAGAAAACCATCTGAGGATTATCGAACTGGCTATGATTCAAATAGTCAGTGGGGAAAAGGAAGTTATATTTCCAAAGACAGACGAAGTAGGGAAAGAAGAAGTAGAGAGAGGTGGAGTAGAGATAGACGAAGTAGAGACAGATGGAGTAGAGATAGACGAAGTAGAGACAGATGGAGTAGAGACAGAAGAAGTAGAGATAGATGGAGTCGGGATAGACGAAGTCGAGATCGATGGAGCAGGGACAGACAAAGTAGGGATAGGTGGAGCCGGGACAGCCGAAGCAGAGAAAGGACCTGGTACAGAAAGGACTATTGGAAGAGAGACGAGCACAAAAGGGATTACCGAGATAGAGACAGAGACCGAGACAGATATCGAGGACGATACGATGATCGGTATGGTGGTCGGTATGACAGACGTGACGACCGGTATGACGATAGACGTGATGAACGACGACGAAGTAGCAATAGGGAGAAGGATAGAGGACGAGGGAAAAAGAGAGAGTATGAAAAAGAGAATGAAATTAATAGATCGGAAGaatttaaaaaggaaaGAAAAGGAGAAAAAGATGTTGACAAGCGAAGTAGTggtaaagaaaaaaaaagaaatacagaaaaagaagataaaaacaaaaaacaaaaaatagattcagaaaatgttaaagatgaaaaaaaataa
- a CDS encoding Rab5-interacting protein, putative, producing MTKPAKNGSELFKKLLRDKLTKNEMDDVFFYYKQIIGIIAGVICGIVGIKGILGFLFFLIFQFFLSVALYNKKIDENYYIDNFSIVTSNLSVAIPAFVVSWITMNTVLL from the exons atgacaaaGCCAGCTAAAAATGGCAGTGAATTATTTAAGAAGCTTCTTCGTGATAAGCTGACTAAG AATGAAATGGAcgatgtttttttttattataaacaaataatag GTATAATAGCTGGTGTTATATGCGGGATAGTAGGAATCAAAGGAATATTAGgattcttattttttctcatctttcaattttttctgTCTGTTGCCctatacaataaaaaaatagatgaaaattattatattgataACTTTAGCATTGTAACTAGCAACTTATCTGTTGCTATACCGGCATTTGTG GTATCATGGATAACAATGAACACAGTACTACTATAA
- a CDS encoding armadillo-domain containing rhoptry protein, putative produces MGNRCCTGRDLLYKSKLQELGIEGSKTIRKLLSFTNNDIIRFDKAYDENDVQEFVNLCSSTCEIEKLEDRMHPWAADPKTIGALSATQLAILASKENEPHYKDAIREANGIPVFINLLKSHELDRVHAAVVALSFLSVDNVKNCICMFENGALPYLITGMKSNIDGMKAACAQTCRNIFVLDKSYKKEFLKLGGITQLVNLLELPPADDSLPLYTQLEAIYHLEDFILNDGDEVPQFLEAVKKSDAIKNLKALQQCPEQDLAEASNVLLLRLTD; encoded by the exons ATGGGAAATCGATGTTGCACGGGAAGagat ttACTTTATAAAAGCAAGCTCCAAGAGCTTGGAATTGAGGGATCAAAGACAATAAGAAAATTGTTATCCTTTACaa ACAATGATATTATACGATTCGATAAAGCATATGACGAAAATGATGTTCAGGAATTTGTGAATTTATGTTCTTCTACTTGCGAG ATTGAAAAGTTAGAGGACAGAATGCACCCATGGGCTGCTGACCCCAAAACAATCGGTGCATTATCAGCGACCCAATTAGCAATATTGGCTAGCAAAGAAA ATGAGCCACATTATAAAGATGCAATTCGTGAAGCCAATGGAATTCCCGTTTTTATAAACTTATTAAAATCacat gAGTTAGATAGAGTGCATGCAGCGGTTGTGGCCTTATCATTCTTATCAGTCGATA ATGTAAAAAACTGTATATGTATGTTTGAGAATGGAGCTTTGCCATATTTGATAACAGGAATGAAATCTAATATAGACGGAATGAAGGCAGCTTGTGCCCAAACATgcagaaatatatttgtctTAG ATAAAAGTTACAAGAAGGAATTTCTAAAACTCGGAGGAATAACCCAATTAGTTAATTTATTAGAAtt ACCACCTGCTGATGATAGCTTACCTTTATATACCCAATTAGAGgctatttatcatttagaAGATTTTATATTG AATGATGGAGATGAAGTTCCTCAGTTTTTAGAGGCAGTAAAAAAATCCGATGccattaaaaatttaaaagcCCTTCAAcaa TGCCCCGAACAGGATCTAGCTGAAGCCTCAAACGTTTTACTTTTAAGACTCACagattaa